One window from the genome of Aquabacterium sp. A3 encodes:
- a CDS encoding glycosyltransferase family 2 protein, which translates to MKTPYFTIIMPTHRRAALLRRSLGSLRSNDFKDFQIILVADETDAATMQVAAELLGDDDLFIKRSGPKGPAGSRNLGMDLAQGQRIIFLDDDDAFLPHYLGQMHTLCERHPHEILYGDFRVIEEDREQPQAPALSVQDYSVEGMNPETIYVKNFIHNHTAVFPRHMLQGKRQDVYLSSLEDWDFLLSVKHEFPVRHCPVLGAVIYKDRVNPGNRRSTTQQAKDATVISDYLSIYKKWRAPTEALKLERQKLLTSVGFTPPLEWL; encoded by the coding sequence ATGAAAACACCCTACTTCACCATCATCATGCCCACGCACCGGCGCGCTGCGCTCTTGCGACGCTCACTGGGCAGTCTGCGATCCAACGACTTCAAAGACTTCCAGATCATCCTGGTGGCCGATGAGACGGACGCAGCCACCATGCAGGTGGCGGCCGAGTTGCTGGGCGATGACGATCTGTTCATCAAACGCAGTGGACCCAAAGGCCCCGCCGGCAGCCGCAACCTTGGCATGGACCTGGCTCAAGGTCAGCGCATCATCTTTCTGGACGACGACGACGCGTTTCTGCCTCACTACCTGGGGCAGATGCACACGCTGTGCGAGCGCCATCCCCATGAGATCTTGTACGGCGACTTTCGCGTCATCGAGGAAGACCGCGAACAACCCCAGGCTCCAGCGCTGTCCGTTCAAGACTACAGCGTCGAAGGAATGAATCCGGAGACCATCTATGTCAAGAACTTCATACACAACCACACGGCCGTGTTTCCCCGGCACATGCTGCAGGGCAAACGGCAGGACGTGTACCTGTCGAGCCTGGAGGACTGGGACTTCCTGCTGTCGGTGAAGCACGAGTTTCCGGTGCGCCACTGCCCGGTACTGGGTGCAGTGATCTACAAGGATCGCGTCAACCCCGGCAATCGGCGCAGCACCACGCAACAAGCCAAAGATGCCACCGTCATTTCGGATTACCTCAGCATCTACAAGAAGTGGCGCGCCCCGACCGAAGCACTGAAGCTGGAGCGTCAAAAGTTGCTCACCAGCGTGGGCTTCACGCCGCCACTGGAATGGCTCTGA
- a CDS encoding TolC family protein, translating into MSKAGRLLVTLGLAVGMVSAHAQAGCPIPLKKGLRDIIQSGQDADAPLRAIDQRPPAEQLQGLADAALRRSAQVGAQRLLAEAAELDLQEVIARARPQAYVNATVGPTVWRETGSPRDQALQAQGGVNVMGVLYDGGRQQQLALWRQQLSKAARAGLFQAQEQVLLETISTALERNRYRMQGQVFQQHVRKMACLVGMLEDIVSEDRGRASELNQARKSLSQAELARDTALSLSRQLEARLSRYVGAEAAAGDGIAGALVKILDSGEVLRKLDQGYDFQSFRAQVQASEHLAAVTSAAQRPQLNWVVTGSGSWRGEDKAASVQAGVSLSYNLFDGGATESASLAAVRRAEAARFQYEEFTNMRVARVGELHEAATSAFDRARRLVDVLRESDRVRQATFQQWAQLGRRSLFDVMSSESDHFNLRVAYVNALYDGYLANSQMRSLGGGVLGWLRPQ; encoded by the coding sequence ATGAGTAAGGCAGGGCGGCTGCTCGTGACGCTGGGGCTGGCCGTGGGCATGGTGTCGGCGCATGCGCAAGCCGGTTGTCCCATTCCTTTGAAAAAGGGGCTGCGCGACATCATCCAGTCCGGGCAGGATGCTGATGCGCCACTGCGCGCCATCGATCAGCGGCCACCTGCAGAGCAATTGCAAGGCCTGGCCGATGCCGCTTTGCGCCGCAGCGCCCAGGTGGGCGCGCAACGGCTGTTGGCCGAGGCCGCCGAGCTGGACCTGCAGGAGGTCATCGCCCGTGCGCGCCCACAGGCTTATGTGAACGCCACGGTGGGGCCCACCGTCTGGCGTGAAACCGGCAGCCCCCGCGATCAGGCCTTGCAGGCCCAGGGGGGCGTGAACGTCATGGGCGTGTTGTATGACGGCGGACGTCAGCAGCAGCTCGCCTTGTGGCGCCAGCAGTTGAGCAAGGCCGCACGTGCGGGCCTGTTTCAAGCGCAAGAGCAGGTGCTGCTGGAGACCATCAGCACGGCGCTGGAACGCAATCGCTACCGCATGCAAGGGCAGGTGTTTCAGCAGCATGTGCGCAAGATGGCCTGCCTGGTGGGCATGCTGGAGGACATCGTTTCTGAAGATCGCGGCCGAGCCAGTGAGCTCAACCAGGCTCGCAAGAGCTTGTCGCAGGCCGAGTTGGCGCGCGACACGGCGCTGTCTTTGTCTCGCCAGCTGGAGGCGCGCCTGAGCCGCTATGTCGGGGCAGAAGCCGCGGCCGGAGACGGAATCGCTGGCGCCTTGGTGAAGATCCTGGATTCGGGCGAGGTGTTGCGCAAGCTGGATCAAGGCTACGACTTCCAGTCCTTTCGGGCGCAGGTTCAGGCCAGCGAGCATCTGGCGGCGGTGACCTCGGCAGCGCAGCGGCCACAGCTGAACTGGGTGGTCACCGGCTCGGGCAGTTGGCGCGGCGAAGACAAGGCAGCCAGTGTGCAGGCCGGCGTCTCCTTGAGCTACAACCTGTTTGACGGCGGCGCCACCGAGTCGGCGTCACTGGCCGCGGTGCGTCGGGCAGAGGCTGCGCGCTTTCAGTATGAAGAGTTCACCAATATGAGGGTGGCCCGGGTGGGCGAGCTGCATGAGGCTGCCACGTCGGCCTTCGACCGTGCACGGCGCCTGGTGGACGTGCTTCGCGAAAGCGACAGGGTGCGCCAGGCCACGTTTCAACAATGGGCCCAACTGGGTCGCCGCTCGCTGTTCGATGTGATGTCTTCTGAAAGCGATCACTTCAACCTTCGGGTGGCCTACGTCAATGCGCTGTATGACGGCTACCTGGCCAATTCGCAGATGCGGTCGCTGGGTGGTGGTGTGCTGGGCTGGTTGCGGCCCCAATGA
- a CDS encoding HlyD family type I secretion periplasmic adaptor subunit, translating to MRWRSRDGVLHPGDQEFLTGLKDAELVERTPRGTWALYLMCAVVVVGLVWAGLARVDEITRAEGRIIPDGREQAIASLEGGILSQILVREGDLVQIGQPLLQLDPTRVEAQQNEGEARRLALLGALARLSAESSGQPLEFDAALDEQTQIIAGEREAFMTRRQALDEAIEVNRRSLALIRRELEMAQRMAARGLMSEVEVMRLRRQANDFELQIQDRVNRFRQEASLEAVKVRNELAQLDEQMVVKQDVLKRTVIHSPVRGMVKDIRLATVGGVVPAGATIMEIVPVTPKVLVEARVKPADIGFVKVGLPAEVKLTAFDYYTYGGLKGTVEYISPDALGDDPKSGAPDRTYYRVLIRSEQPRIEARGKALDVIPGMTARVEIRTGERSVLQFLLKPVLRSKEAFRER from the coding sequence GCGCGGTGGTGGTGGTGGGGCTGGTGTGGGCCGGACTGGCGCGCGTTGACGAAATCACCCGGGCAGAAGGACGCATCATTCCGGACGGGCGCGAGCAGGCGATCGCCAGTCTGGAGGGGGGCATCCTGAGTCAGATCCTGGTGCGCGAGGGCGATCTGGTTCAAATCGGGCAGCCTTTGCTGCAACTCGACCCCACCCGCGTGGAAGCTCAGCAAAACGAAGGCGAGGCACGCCGCCTGGCGCTGCTGGGCGCCTTGGCCCGGCTGTCGGCCGAATCCAGCGGACAGCCGCTGGAGTTCGATGCAGCGCTCGACGAGCAAACGCAGATCATCGCGGGTGAGCGCGAAGCGTTCATGACCCGGCGGCAGGCCCTGGACGAGGCCATCGAGGTCAACCGCCGAAGCCTGGCCCTGATCCGCCGAGAGCTCGAGATGGCGCAACGAATGGCAGCCCGGGGATTGATGTCCGAGGTGGAGGTGATGCGCTTGCGCCGCCAGGCCAACGACTTCGAGTTGCAGATCCAGGATCGCGTCAACCGATTTCGGCAGGAGGCGAGCCTGGAGGCTGTGAAGGTGCGCAACGAGCTGGCGCAGCTTGACGAGCAGATGGTGGTCAAGCAGGATGTGCTCAAGCGCACGGTCATTCATTCACCAGTGCGCGGCATGGTCAAGGACATTCGCCTGGCCACGGTGGGGGGGGTGGTGCCCGCCGGTGCCACGATCATGGAGATCGTGCCCGTGACGCCCAAGGTGCTGGTGGAGGCCAGGGTGAAACCCGCTGACATCGGCTTCGTGAAGGTGGGCTTGCCGGCTGAGGTCAAGCTCACCGCGTTTGACTACTACACCTACGGTGGCCTGAAGGGCACCGTGGAGTACATATCACCGGATGCCCTGGGTGATGATCCCAAAAGTGGGGCCCCAGACCGGACTTATTACCGGGTTTTGATTCGTTCCGAGCAGCCTAGGATCGAAGCCAGGGGAAAAGCGCTCGACGTGATCCCCGGCATGACGGCGCGCGTGGAAATCCGCACGGGCGAGCGCTCCGTCCTGCAGTTTCTGCTCAAACCCGTGCTTCGCTCCAAGGAGGCGTTCCGTGAGCGTTGA